The Naumovozyma dairenensis CBS 421 chromosome 1, complete genome genome includes a region encoding these proteins:
- the DFG10 gene encoding putative polyprenol reductase (similar to Saccharomyces cerevisiae DFG10 (YIL049W); ancestral locus Anc_7.235), producing the protein MEIDPLLQLVTYLYRISFFIGFLSVIVAKLYLPDFLEYGKTLKDHDEPQNKTILQKIIHFTVPKAYFSHFYYLSSVLSLVTFCYYPSYPIVWMLLFHSLRRLYETLYTSKYSAKSRMNWSHYVVGIWFYSTLHIILGIKLHYQEIPRYPRDTFTFLIFFLASWDQYKNHEVLANLVKYSLPKERLFKLVSCPHYLDELIIYGSFIAFNNEFCWLFVWVFVSLGISALETKAFYQLKFKDEVVPKYAMVPFIL; encoded by the coding sequence ATGGAAATTGATCCACTTTTGCAATTGGTAACATATCTTTACAGgatatcttttttcataGGGTTCCTTTCAGTTATAGTTGCTAAATTGTACCTCCCGGACTTTCTTGAATACGGTAAGACATTAAAAGATCATGATGAACCGCAAAACAAAACTATCCTgcaaaaaattattcatttcacGGTTCCAAAGGCATATTTCTCCCATTTCTATTACTTGTCGTCTGTATTGTCATTGGTAActttttgttattatccATCATACCCGATTGTTTGGATGCTACTTTTCCATTCATTAAGAAGATTATACGAAACATTATATACAAGTAAATATTCGGCAAAATCAAGAATGAATTGGTCTCATTATGTTGTAGGGATCTGGTTCTATTCTACTCTGCACATAATACTGGGTATCAAACTGCATTATCAGGAGATACCAAGATATCCAAGGGATACATTTACGTTTCTAATCTTCTTTCTAGCATCCTGGGATCAATATAAGAATCATGAAGTACTAGCTAATTTGGTCAAATATTCGTTACCAAAGGAAAGGTTATTCAAACTGGTAAGTTGTCCTCATTACCTGGATGAACTTATAATATATGGGTCATTCATTGCATTCAACAATGAATTTTGCTGGCTATTCGTTTGGGTTTTTGTGAGTTTAGGAATTTCTGCCTTAGAGACGAAAGCGTTTTACCAACTTAAATTTAAAGACGAAGTAGTCCCGAAATATGCCATGGTCCCATTTATACTATGA